The genomic stretch CGGTAGCCCAATATACACGAGTCCTGCGATAGCTTCGGATGGCACCGTGTACGTGGGAACCAACAGTGGGCTCCTTTACGCTATAAATTCGGACGGCACTATAAAATGGCAATACCAGGTCCAAGCAGAGTATGATAATACAACAACAAATATGGCAATAACTGCTGGACCGACAATAGATTCTGAAGGTGCCGCCGTGTACGTGGCGAGCGCGAACGGAGACGTTTTCTCGATAAACACCGCCAATGGCCACGAAAATTGGAAATATTCAACCGGTTCGTCGATGGGAGGAAATCCGATATACGGAAGCCCTTCGATAGGGGCAAACAACAAACTGTACGTCGCTGCAAATAATGGCAAACTGTACGCTTTAAGCACTGCGGACGGTAGTCTTAGCTGGTCGTATACCTATTCGACATCCCCGGGACAGGGAAGTTTTTCGTGCCCGGCGGTTGGAAACAACGGAGACGTTTATTTTGGATCCTTCAACGATAATTTTTATGTCATGAATTCACAAACTGGAACACCTTTAAAAACACTGGCGGTGAACAGCTATGTCACTTCCAGTCCGGCGATAGAATCGGATTATCCCAACCTTGTCTTTTATTTCACAGCATCTGACGGCTCTTTGTACAAATATGACATTGCCAATGGTAACACCCAGTACCAACAGATAAAGATAGGTGATCACTATAGGGTGAACCTTTCAAGTCCGACGATAGGAGCCGACGGCATGGTATACGTTGGAGGTATAAACGATGAAGCCAGAAAATCCTACCTTTACGCTATAAATCCGGACGGCACCATAAAATGGAAATCTCAAGTTGGAGTTAACGCCCCGGCAATAACAAGTCCAACGCTTGGCAACGGAGTTTTGTATTTCACAGCTAACGATGGTTATATCTATGCCTTGAAGACATCTTCCTCAGGAGTTGACACAAATGCTCCTTGGCCGATGTACATGCACGATCCTGAGCATACGTCAAGCAATCCTTGAATACGATCTAAATTTTTGGTATGAGCCATCCGCATTTGATTTTTTGAAGAATTTGTCAGCTTCCAAAAGGGATCTTCATTTGAGGATCCCTTTTGTGATCGGGAACGTGAAAGCCCTTCGTACGTGTTTCGAAAATGGAGTCCCCGAATTTGTCCCCTCTTTTCTATGATATCTTTCCAGATAGAGAAATCGACGGCCATTTTAATTAAGATAAGATTTAAGTGGATACAGACATTTGATGTTGATAGTGACACGGAAAATGTAAGATGGATGTTACCTTTCAGGGTAACATCCATCACGTTCCTTTATCGCTCGCTCGTGAACCGCGGCGAGGAAGTGTTTTATTTTTTCCAGTTTGAAAAAACGTTCGATTCTTTTACAATGAGTTTTAATGCCTGTATATCTTTATTGACTTCTTGAAATTCTAGTGCTAAAATCAGATTGAAAAGTAATGTATGTCAATTGGTTATTGTGATTGTTCACTTCTCCAAGAAAAAAGAAGACTTACAGTTCTGATTTCTTAAATATTATCTTCCTAAATCTACTGCATTGTTTAAAGTTAAGACTCAAAGAAGATTTTTCCCACGTGTCCTATAAAATCCGTATAAAATATTTCCCACGCTTGCAATTTCGTAATTTTGCATCAATTCGGTCTATTGGTAACAGTTGTATATTGTCCTCTGATAGTTTTCAAGTTACTGGAATTACCGCTTATTCTATTAATCAACAAACTTTTCTGCCAACAGCAAAAATGCTTGAAGAAATAGCAATTAAAAAACAATACCCGATAAAAAGGGATAAATTCTGATAAAGAGGAGGTATCTAAAAAATGAAGAAGAATCGTCTATGGGTGTTACTGTCTGTGGTAAGTAGTATGATATTCTTGACATTGGTTTTGTCAGGCTGCTTTACCACGAATCCGCCAACTAATCATGGAAATTACATTTTATATGGAAACTTCGGCATTACAACAGATAAGTATAAAGAAGATGCAAATTGGGATCAAATAATTCAAAATGTTTTTGGCTCTAGTTATCGGGTCGCCGATTGGAATGATTTTGTTCAATACTACAATAAATACGGCGAAAGCGGTTTGATACAATTACTTGATGGACTACAGCTTTCTGATTATCAAGATGCGGCTTGGTTAAAATACAACGGTCAGAGCAATGATACTGATGACAGATATTACTACCTTGAAAGGCATAACCATAATATTCCTTCGTATTTCGCAGCGTTTGCCACTATTGATAATCATCTTGTAGATCTGGGAAGTTGGTGGGGTGAAAGAAAAATTTTGGCCATTAAGAAATAAGAAAACCGAGATCTCTTGATGTGCTTCAAGTTTAAGAAATTAATCAGAATAAAAATCCATTGTTCAATGGAATTTGTGGGCCTTTATCAAATTGTGTGTATCAACGGGAACAAGTCTCTCTCAAAATTTGTGTATCTATCATCAAATCCGGGCCGTCAGGCCCGGTTTTTCATTCCATTCATCACTTTTTTATCGCTCGCTTGTGAACCGCGTCGAGGAAGTGTTTTATCTTTTCCAGATCATTTGAAAAGGCTATTAAGTCATCTGATGATAGGTCTTTAAGCTTTTCAACAGTTTCAAATATATTGAAGTTTTTTGGGTTTATCACAAGCCTAAGCGGTGCGAACATCTTATTGTGCTTCATTCAAAGCAATGCATTTAAACCTTAGTAAGGTGGATCAAAAACATCTTGACTTTTTACATATTTTTTACAACGTTTTTTACCTCCTTGACCGAAATAATAGTCATATTTCTAGTCATATTTCTGCTTTTGTCAAAGAAAAAATAAGCAGGCAAGTAAAATTTATTCTATTGACTCTTTTTACAAAATGTGTTATACTTTTATAGTACACTATTTAAATAGAGGTGAGTGGAATGCTAAAACGATATCCAATTCTTTTAAAAGTTTCTTTCGCCCTTTTACTGTCTTTCTTGGCTTTTTTCGTTTCACAAGATGCGCTGAAGATCGTTTTTGCTTTTTTGGGTGTTATCATCTTTGCACTATCTTTTCAGCGCTTTAGAAAGCTTTTCATTGTTTTGGTAACGATCTTCGTGTTCTTGCCAATTCTTTTTCTTGTATCATTGAATGCAATTCACACTTTTGATTACATAAATCCATTTTATAACCCATCATTTCACTCTCTCATGTTTGAAAGATTTTTTGGCGGTTATCACGATCTTTTCTCAGGGAAAGAGAACGATAACCCAAAGAAACTTTATCCCGATAAAAACTTAAAAGCGGCTTCTGACGTGCGTTTGTACGTGAGCGGCTTGGAGCTTGATTTTTCTCCTGATTCAACGCTAATAAGCATTCCTTCTAATTTGATCACAACGAGAAAACACAACGTGCTTGAAATATCTGCACCTCAAGGGAAACGCTACAATAATTACACCTACGTTGTAAAGATAGGTACCAAAAACAAATACAACAGTTTGCTGGTACATTCTAACGGAACGGCATTGAAAGGTAACATGAGTGAAAAGGTAAATGACATGACCATTGAATGCAATGGTCTAGCTTTGAATGGCTTTTTTAAAGTGGGAAAGATGATCATCCATTGCAACGGTGTTATTCTCTCTGGCGAAATAAATGCGAGTACCGTTAGAATAGATGCCAATGGGCTTGTTGCCCATCTTTCTTTAAATGGAGTCCAAAATTTTGCAGTGAACTGTAACAGTGCTATTGGAAGTGTAAGCTATTTAGATGAATGGTCAGGCACACGCCTCTTTTCGTTGAAAGGCAATGCCGGAACGTTTAGTGTTAAAATTCCACAAAATGCCGGAAGGCTTGAAACTGCTCCAACGGGAGTGCTTGTAAAAATAGTGAGATATTGAAAGGTGGTTGAAAATGTTAGAACCGGTAGATAAGCATAGCGGAATTCCAGCGTACTTGCAGATAATGAACATGATAAAAAAAGAGATCGTGTTGGGAAATCTGAAATTTGGTGGCCAACTTCCACCTGTAAGAGAGTTAAAAAAAGTATTTGGAGTGAACGTCAATACCATAATGAAATCATTGGAAAAATTGCAAATGGAGGGGATTGTAGAAGCCCAACATGGCGTAGGGTACTTCGTAAAAAATTCAAAGATAATAAATCCAAAGGTTGTAGATATTTTGGAAAAAAGCGTTGAAGAGTTGAAAAAGATGAACATGGATTTGAACACCACGATCTTAATCCTTGAGGAGGTGTGGAAAAAAGGTGAATAAAGTTGAAGTTTATTTCATCAAAACTCTCAAAGAGAGAGCCGGACTTCTTTTAATTTTAACGTTGCTTCTTTTAATACCCAACTTCAGTTGGAGAATTTTCTTCATATTTTTAATGATCACATTAGTTCTTCTCCCACGAGACATGTGCAATGGAAAATTCAACATCATGATGGAACTGCCTCTTTCACGTAAGGATGTATTCTGGTCTTCATACATATTTTTACTTGTTTTCTCCATCTTTCCACAGATGATAGGCTACTCTTTTGAAAGCATTTTCGTAATACAAAGTCCTTGGAGTGTTGGATACGGATTCCTATCTACCTTGACCTTTTCAAGCGCTTACTTTGGAATAGCGATGCTTTCGGCAAGCTTTGGGTTTGGAAACTTTGGTGTGCCTTTTCTCGTATTTATAGCAGACGCATTTTTGGGTTCTATTGGATGGTATGATTTGAATCCGTATAGAATGATAAGTCCAATTTATCAGGAAAACATAACATTAGCATTGATCTTTGCCCTTTCGTTGCTGATGATTTCGTATTTCATCTTTGAAAGAAAGGGGAAGATAAAATGATGGTAAAAGTTGAAAACCTTAAAAAGAATTTTTCAGACAAACGCGTGTTAAACGGTATAAGTTTTGAAGTAAAAAAAGGGGAGATCTTCTCACTTATAGGTCCGAATGGAGCCGGAAAAACAACAACTCTCAGATGCGTGTACGGAAGTTTGAAGCCCAATGGCGGGAAAATAGAAATATTTGACGAGCCTTTTAACGAGAAACTAAAAGAGAAAATTGCCGTGATGAACGAAAATCGTCGAGTTTTCAAAAGATTCACCGGTGGCGATTACGTTAAAATTTGGAGCTTACTTTATCCACAATGGAATGATGAGATATTTTCCAATTTTGCAATCCATTACAAATTTGATCTCAATCAAAGAGTTGAAACTTATTCAATAGGGATGAAAACCATATTTTACATTGCTCTTACCTTCGCAAGCGGCGCTGATTTGCTCATACTCGATGAACCAACTCAACATCTTGACCCGCTCATCCGTGCAGAAGTTTTGAAAATTATAAGCGATTATGCTAATGAAGAAAAAAAGACCATTCTAATCTCTTCGCATGAGATATATGAATTGGAAGAAATTTCAACTTCTTTTGGAATAATAAAAGAAGGCAAAATCATATATCAAGACAACGTAGATGATGCAAAAGCATCTCATAGACTTATTTCTCAAAACGAAAAGGTTTCTCAAAGCGAGATTGTTGGCTTCGTGGGAAACGAAATTTTGGTAAAAACGAATAAGGATATTGGAAGATATCCGACATTTAAAGAAATAGTGATCGGTTATTTGGGAGGAAAGGAAGAATTTACACCATTTAAGTGAAAGTGCCTTTGTCTTTGTGAATCTCTCTCAAAATTTATGACTTTCAAAATAATCACCCCGGGCCGTCAGGCCCGGTTTCTTATTCCATTCATCGTCTCTTTTATTGCTCGTTCGTGAATCGCGGCGAGGAAGTGTTTTATCTTTTCCAGATCATTTGAAAAGGCTATCAAGCCTTCGGCTGATGCGCCCTTAAGCTCTTCAACAGTTTTAGATATGTCGAAGTTTTTTTGGTTTATCACACTTCATCCACAGCAAAAAATTAAATCTTACTCCTAACGTGCGTGAAGATTAAGAAATCAATTGGAAAGTCGTCGGTATTGAAAGCAAGAGGGAAAATGAACCCTCCTCGTCAACTACGTTGCCACTCCTCCCAGTTTTGTGAGGAGACTCAAGAGAACTACTTTCCAAATTGAAAAGTCTGTTCCCATTTGTGGGGAAAGTAACGGCGGAGCCGGCATAGGGGGGAAAATAATTTCCAATGATTTAAGCTTTATTCAAAGGTTTAAGAGTTTTTCCTTCAAACTTGCATGGTTTGAGAATAAGAAGAAAAAACGTTTAAAAACTCAGAAAACTGTTTTGACTTTTTTATTTTTGTTATGTTAAAATTGAATAAATAAATTCAAGGAGGGATGTAAATGAGAAAATCTTACTTGGGGGTAATTATTCTCGCCATTGTTTTGACAATAATCCTTTCAGGGTGCCTTCCGCAAACTTACAGCGTGTCTGGATATGTAAAAGATTCATCCGGGAATCCAATTTTTGGTGTTACAATTTCGTTTAGCGACGGCGCACCAAATGTGGTAACGAATTCTGATGGTTATTGGTCAAGAAGCAAACTAAGTGGCAATGTTACGATAACGCCCTCTAAAAACGGATGGACATTTGATCCACCCAGCATAACCGTGAGTAAAAGCCGTAATGATGTCAATTTTATCGGATACACAGTGGGAAGTCTCAAATGGAAATACAAAACAGGCAGTTATGTTACTTCTAGCCCTGCAGTGGACGAAGATGGAACGATATATGTTGGCTCCTTTGATGATTACCTCTACGCGCTTACTCCAGCTGGCAAATTCAAATGGAAATTTCACACAGGCTCTGATGTCGTTTCCAGCCCGGCAATAGGAGAAGATGGAACGATATACTTTGGTTCCAAGGATGGTTACCTTTATGCTCTTGATCCGAATGGCAATCTTAAATGGAAATATCAAGCGGAAAATGAAATTAACTCTTCACCAGCACTTGGAAAGGATGGAGTTATATACGTTGGCTCCAAAGATGGTTATCTTTACGCGATCAAGCCAGATGGCACTCTTAAATGGAGATATGGAACAGGAGATGATATTCTTTCCAGTCCTGCAATAAAAGAAGATGGAATGATATATGTTGGTTCCAAGGATGGTTATCTTTACGCGATCAAGCCAGATGGCACTCTTAAATGGAAATATTTAGCAGGAGATCATATCAGTTCTAGTCCAGCTTTGGACGACAATGGAAATGTATACTTTGGAGTGGATAATGCCACAGGGCATTGTTATCTCTATGCACTTGATTCAACAACCGGTGCATTCAAGTGGAAATATCCTACCTGGGACTCCATGCGCTCTAGTCCAGCGATAGGAAAAGATGGAACTATATACGTTGCCTCATATGATGATTACCTTTACGCGATCAAGTCAGACGGTACCCTTAAATGGAAATACAGGCTGATAGGATACACCCCTTCAAGCCCTGCTATTGGCCAAGATGGAATATTATATATAGGGGCGTTATATTATTTTTATGCGATCGATTCGGCAAACGGATCGCTTAAATGGAAATATCCAACGGGAGGTTATATTTTTTCTAATCCGGTTATAAGCCAAAATGACTCGGTGTACGTTGGTTCAAATGATGGATATGTGTACGCTTTTGCCGTTTCTTCTATTGGACTTGCGCACAGTCCATGGCCAATGTTCCATCATGATGAAAGGCACACCGGGTCAAAGTAACGGAAAAGCATCAAAATGAGAAGATCGGACCGATCAGTCCGATCTTTTTTGTTCGTCAAAATTACTTCTTAGTGCACATCATATTAACTCATGTTGTGCATGAACACTACGAAAGGTATTACAAGAAGCATTAATCTCCCTATGAGAGCATGTGAGCCACATTTGACGATACTTTTAAAAACCTGCTTTCCAAGCAGTCAAGGCATTTTTTTCGAAGCACTTGTCAGAACAGATTCGCTCTCTTATCCATCTTACGACTCAAAAAACGAGGCACGCTCAGACACTCATCCATGAGTGCTTCGCCTTCTCAACACATCCGTGTGTTTTCCAACCTCGTTTTTATGAGTCTTCAGAGGGAAAGCTCGTATGTTCTGACAAGTACTTCGAGGATTAGATTTAATTTCTTTTTGATTAACTTCGTGCTTTGTAGTTGCTTTTCACGCGTTTTTAGTCTCATTTTAGTTAATTTGGTTATTTGCAGTGTTTGGTATTGATGATGCTTTTTAACATCAAAGCACAATGTAAGATATTTAAAAAGTCAACCAATTGCTAACTACTCCCTGTTTACCATTCACTTTTCGTTTCAATTTAATCCCAATTTGTCTCATTCACTTTACCGTTTTGTGAGGTTTTTTTACGATACGATTTGAACACTTGACAAAACATATGATTTTAAGGTAAGATATCCTTGTCTGAACGAAGTTGCCCTCATCGTCTAGTGGTCTAGGACACCGGCCTTTCACGCCGGCGGCTGGGGTTCGAATCCCCATGAGGGCGCCAAGGATTGGGGACATAGCTCAGCGGGAGAGCGCCTGCCTTACAAGCAGGAGGTCGCAGGTTCAAACCCTGCTGTTCCCACCACGGAAAGAGTGGGGACGTGGTGCAGTTTGGTTAGCATGCCGGTCTGTCACACCGGTGGTCGCGAGTTCGAGCCTCGTCGTCCCCGCCAAAGCCGAGGTAGCTCAGGTGGTAGAGCAGTGGACTGAAAATCCTCGTGTCCCTGGTTCGACTCCAGGCCTCGGCACCATAAAGCGAGAAGAAAAATTTTCTTCTCGCTTTTCGTTTTATGTTATAATTTTGTGAAATCAAGAGATGGGGTGGAGAATGCCTACATTTATATTTGATGCGGTAAATCCCAATGGAAAAATGATCAAAGGAAAACTTGAAGCGGCGAGTGAAGCAAATTTGGTAAACAAGCTCTCTCAAGAAGGTTATGTGATATTAAATATTCAACCCATTCAAGCGAAAAAGAAACATATGAAGTTAAGGGCAAAGCTGGGAGATTTGGTACTTTTCACCCGCCAATTTTCAACTATGATAAACGCTGGTGTTAGAATAAAAGATGCGCTAAAACTTCTTTCACGACAAGAGGCCTTCACGAAACCTTTTCGCAAAGTGCTTGAAGAAATTCTGGTGTCGATAGATGGGGGAATGTCTCTTGCTGAAGCTTTCGATGAAGCCGGAATATTCGATCCG from Mesoaciditoga lauensis cd-1655R = DSM 25116 encodes the following:
- a CDS encoding GntR family transcriptional regulator — protein: MLEPVDKHSGIPAYLQIMNMIKKEIVLGNLKFGGQLPPVRELKKVFGVNVNTIMKSLEKLQMEGIVEAQHGVGYFVKNSKIINPKVVDILEKSVEELKKMNMDLNTTILILEEVWKKGE
- a CDS encoding ABC transporter ATP-binding protein, which gives rise to MMVKVENLKKNFSDKRVLNGISFEVKKGEIFSLIGPNGAGKTTTLRCVYGSLKPNGGKIEIFDEPFNEKLKEKIAVMNENRRVFKRFTGGDYVKIWSLLYPQWNDEIFSNFAIHYKFDLNQRVETYSIGMKTIFYIALTFASGADLLILDEPTQHLDPLIRAEVLKIISDYANEEKKTILISSHEIYELEEISTSFGIIKEGKIIYQDNVDDAKASHRLISQNEKVSQSEIVGFVGNEILVKTNKDIGRYPTFKEIVIGYLGGKEEFTPFK
- a CDS encoding PQQ-binding-like beta-propeller repeat protein, translated to MRKSYLGVIILAIVLTIILSGCLPQTYSVSGYVKDSSGNPIFGVTISFSDGAPNVVTNSDGYWSRSKLSGNVTITPSKNGWTFDPPSITVSKSRNDVNFIGYTVGSLKWKYKTGSYVTSSPAVDEDGTIYVGSFDDYLYALTPAGKFKWKFHTGSDVVSSPAIGEDGTIYFGSKDGYLYALDPNGNLKWKYQAENEINSSPALGKDGVIYVGSKDGYLYAIKPDGTLKWRYGTGDDILSSPAIKEDGMIYVGSKDGYLYAIKPDGTLKWKYLAGDHISSSPALDDNGNVYFGVDNATGHCYLYALDSTTGAFKWKYPTWDSMRSSPAIGKDGTIYVASYDDYLYAIKSDGTLKWKYRLIGYTPSSPAIGQDGILYIGALYYFYAIDSANGSLKWKYPTGGYIFSNPVISQNDSVYVGSNDGYVYAFAVSSIGLAHSPWPMFHHDERHTGSK